From a region of the Nitrospira sp. genome:
- a CDS encoding GGDEF domain-containing response regulator has product MIKILLVEDNDIDARLTQDILTEWNLEAFNVTHVTRLSDAFSQLARARFDAVLLDLSLPDGYGLSTVRQMHVANPTIAIIVLSGLSDQTLALQAVQNGAQDYLVKGEGQSELLARSIRYAIERKRAEERLTYLAQYDQLTGLVNRTLFRDRLIQAMARSKRLQQPLSLMLLDLDQFKPVNDTLGHDVGDQVLKVVATRLQDCVREVDTVARMGGDEFTIILEGLTCEEDITLVAQRITKSLAEPFHLGDHQALIGVSIGITVYPTDDHDIDELLKHADAAMYRAKQQGGSAFQFHIPNDSPSSTLL; this is encoded by the coding sequence ATGATCAAGATCCTATTGGTCGAAGACAACGACATCGACGCGCGCCTGACACAGGACATCCTCACGGAATGGAACCTTGAGGCATTCAATGTCACCCATGTGACCCGCTTGAGCGATGCCTTTTCACAGCTGGCACGCGCGCGCTTTGATGCCGTCCTCTTGGATCTGTCACTCCCCGACGGCTATGGGCTGTCAACCGTGCGTCAAATGCATGTCGCGAACCCTACGATTGCCATCATCGTGCTCAGCGGGCTCAGCGATCAGACGCTCGCCCTACAGGCTGTCCAAAACGGGGCACAGGATTATCTCGTCAAGGGAGAGGGGCAATCGGAGCTCTTGGCTCGCTCCATCCGTTACGCCATCGAACGCAAACGAGCCGAGGAGCGGCTGACCTACCTTGCCCAGTACGATCAATTGACCGGTCTTGTAAACCGCACGTTGTTTCGCGATCGCCTCATTCAAGCCATGGCCAGGAGCAAACGGCTCCAACAACCGCTCAGTCTCATGTTGCTTGACCTCGATCAGTTCAAGCCGGTGAACGACACCCTTGGCCATGACGTCGGGGATCAGGTTTTAAAAGTAGTCGCCACGCGATTACAAGATTGTGTACGCGAAGTTGACACAGTGGCACGCATGGGAGGAGATGAATTCACGATTATCCTTGAAGGTCTGACGTGCGAAGAAGATATCACGCTGGTCGCGCAGCGAATCACCAAATCCTTGGCGGAACCGTTTCACCTTGGAGACCATCAGGCATTGATCGGAGTCAGCATCGGCATTACTGTCTATCCGACCGACGATCACGACATTGATGAGCTGCTGAAGCATGCCGATGCCGCAATGTATCGGGCGAAACAGCAAGGTGGAAGCGCGTTTCAGTTCCACATTCCGAACGACTCCCCTTCCTCAACTCTGCTTTAG
- a CDS encoding right-handed parallel beta-helix repeat-containing protein produces the protein MHEESIPANPLGGRTLIVDGTDPGCYPLPSAAIKDMGESDQVYVRPGIYEDKVFVSQRPVRLLGAGRDRVHIFWRRGGPLYLQEVPEGLITGMTFRYIGSDQHSAINVLNSTCLITQCRAMEGILSGVVLYGPECRAIFAENEVCRNRESGIFVFAGAQPRVADNRCLDNHHFGIAVRDQGSRPELVRNQCEGNMLSGILLFHHGGALMADNICQNNQHWGILLTPDSQPNPSPSELSMMNRLEPNPLGAYSVSDQPLAQIGR, from the coding sequence ATGCATGAGGAGTCAATTCCAGCCAATCCATTGGGAGGCAGAACCTTGATCGTCGACGGCACCGATCCAGGTTGCTATCCCCTACCAAGCGCAGCGATTAAGGATATGGGTGAATCGGATCAGGTGTATGTTCGTCCGGGGATCTACGAGGATAAGGTTTTCGTCAGTCAACGGCCGGTCCGGCTTCTTGGAGCCGGACGAGACCGGGTCCATATCTTCTGGCGGCGTGGAGGGCCGCTCTATCTCCAAGAGGTGCCGGAAGGATTGATAACCGGCATGACATTCCGCTATATCGGCAGCGACCAACACTCAGCCATCAACGTGCTCAATTCCACGTGTCTCATCACCCAATGCCGGGCGATGGAAGGGATCTTGTCCGGTGTCGTCCTGTATGGACCCGAATGTCGTGCGATATTCGCGGAAAACGAGGTGTGCCGCAATCGCGAGTCCGGCATTTTCGTGTTTGCCGGTGCGCAACCACGAGTGGCCGATAACCGTTGCCTCGACAATCACCATTTTGGTATCGCGGTCCGCGATCAGGGCAGCCGTCCTGAACTGGTCCGGAATCAGTGTGAAGGAAATATGCTGAGCGGCATCCTGCTGTTCCACCACGGCGGCGCATTGATGGCGGACAATATCTGTCAAAATAACCAGCACTGGGGGATTCTTCTGACACCCGATTCACAGCCCAACCCGTCGCCGTCTGAGCTTTCCATGATGAATCGACTCGAACCCAATCCCCTTGGGGCCTATTCAGTCTCCGATCAACCGCTTGCTCAGATCGGCCGGTAA
- the ybgF gene encoding tol-pal system protein YbgF, which yields MAQNTIGILILLSMFLSASPSFAAPAQRQDTTRHLYDRVMDEFKHRDYEAAMAGFRLFIELHNESALAANAQYWIGECQYRMGRYRDALKSFYDVVSNYPLSPKLAASTLKLGQTYTKLGDHEKARLMFDRVVDQYPDSSEAELARKTIEAITRAEEATTASP from the coding sequence ATGGCGCAGAACACTATCGGAATTCTCATACTCCTATCAATGTTCTTATCAGCGAGCCCATCTTTCGCTGCCCCCGCCCAGAGGCAGGATACGACCCGTCACCTCTATGATCGTGTCATGGATGAATTCAAACACCGCGACTACGAAGCGGCGATGGCAGGCTTTCGACTGTTCATCGAGTTGCACAATGAGTCCGCACTCGCGGCCAACGCACAGTATTGGATCGGAGAATGTCAGTATCGTATGGGGCGGTACCGCGATGCGCTGAAGTCGTTCTATGACGTCGTATCAAATTACCCGCTCAGTCCGAAGTTGGCGGCGTCCACATTGAAGCTCGGCCAGACCTACACCAAATTGGGCGATCACGAAAAAGCGAGGCTCATGTTCGACCGCGTCGTGGATCAATACCCGGATAGCTCCGAAGCGGAACTTGCCCGAAAAACCATCGAGGCAATAACGCGCGCCGAAGAAGCCACCACCGCATCGCCGTAG
- a CDS encoding DUF2726 domain-containing protein: protein MKIVLVGAVALAVIVGIWLYRKRFRRSSRQLVPFVIPPDAVISPAPLIVEEEVALYNLLRMVVQEQYLVFTQVPLWSFIAVDAPDTVRSHVLRHLALKRVDFALVHPGSCHVEQVVQIEQESPQPHQAERQRVIESVLDAAGIKLMKLRSKKTYSLPDLAAQLGMNAEE from the coding sequence ATGAAGATCGTTCTCGTCGGGGCGGTGGCCCTTGCAGTGATCGTCGGCATTTGGCTGTATCGGAAGAGATTCCGTCGAAGCAGCCGACAGCTCGTGCCGTTTGTGATTCCTCCGGACGCCGTCATCAGTCCCGCCCCGTTGATCGTAGAAGAAGAGGTGGCTCTGTATAATCTTCTGCGGATGGTTGTCCAGGAGCAGTACCTGGTCTTTACTCAAGTGCCGTTATGGTCCTTCATAGCCGTTGATGCCCCTGACACGGTGCGTTCTCATGTTCTGCGCCATCTCGCGCTCAAACGAGTCGATTTTGCTTTGGTCCATCCAGGATCCTGCCATGTCGAGCAGGTGGTGCAGATTGAACAGGAGTCACCGCAACCCCATCAAGCAGAACGGCAGCGCGTCATCGAATCGGTCCTCGATGCGGCCGGAATCAAGCTGATGAAGTTGCGATCGAAGAAAACCTACTCTTTGCCAGACCTCGCCGCCCAATTGGGGATGAACGCAGAGGAATAG
- a CDS encoding anhydro-N-acetylmuramic acid kinase, translating into MNVVGLMSGTSADGVDAALVSIDRRKAAIHVEMVAFHSLPYPRSLQQRILSASVSGTVTDICHLNALLGEWFADAALGVIRAAHLTEGDVDLIGSHGQTVHHLPNGIKDTGVGSIRSTLQIAEPAVIAERTGITTVANFRPRDIAAGGQGAPLTPGVHALLFQHPRRARLIVNLGGISNVTYLPRRSGTVGLAAFDTGPANMVLDGIMVRATNGRSSMDREGRLAARGQVDSRLLAKLLAHPYLSQAPPKSTGREAFGAKMLDDLLTWQQTRKLPVEDLLATCSRWTAEAVGTARRWVKGGIDEVIVGGGGVKNRAIMGHLTEVFAPVPVTTFESHGWDSKALESVAFAVLAYQTVMEQCGNVPSVTGAAFPRLLGCIVPSGPRWFERLHPRKGRK; encoded by the coding sequence ATGAACGTTGTTGGATTGATGTCGGGCACTTCAGCTGACGGAGTCGACGCTGCGCTGGTCTCGATTGATCGTCGGAAAGCCGCCATTCACGTCGAGATGGTTGCGTTTCATTCACTTCCCTATCCGCGCTCGCTGCAACAACGAATTCTCTCAGCATCGGTTTCCGGGACCGTGACGGATATTTGCCACCTGAATGCGTTGTTGGGCGAATGGTTCGCCGACGCAGCGTTGGGCGTCATCCGTGCGGCTCACCTGACCGAAGGGGACGTGGACCTGATTGGATCCCATGGTCAGACTGTGCACCACCTTCCCAATGGCATCAAGGATACCGGTGTCGGCTCGATACGCTCCACCCTGCAGATTGCTGAGCCCGCCGTGATTGCCGAACGCACGGGCATTACGACGGTAGCCAATTTCCGCCCGCGCGACATCGCGGCCGGAGGGCAAGGAGCACCGCTCACACCGGGAGTGCATGCCTTGCTGTTTCAACATCCTCGCCGGGCGCGACTCATCGTGAATCTTGGCGGCATCAGCAATGTCACATACCTTCCACGGCGATCAGGAACCGTGGGACTGGCCGCATTCGACACTGGCCCGGCGAATATGGTTCTGGACGGCATCATGGTCCGAGCCACAAATGGTCGGTCCTCGATGGACCGTGAAGGGCGGCTGGCTGCCCGAGGACAGGTTGATTCGAGATTGTTGGCCAAACTGCTCGCGCATCCTTATCTGTCTCAGGCGCCACCGAAATCAACAGGGCGGGAAGCGTTTGGCGCAAAGATGTTGGACGACTTGCTCACCTGGCAACAAACCCGCAAATTGCCGGTTGAAGATCTGCTGGCTACATGCAGCCGCTGGACGGCGGAGGCAGTGGGTACGGCGCGGCGATGGGTCAAAGGTGGCATTGATGAAGTGATCGTCGGTGGAGGAGGCGTCAAGAACCGGGCGATCATGGGACATTTGACGGAGGTCTTTGCGCCGGTTCCGGTCACGACCTTTGAGTCGCACGGTTGGGACAGCAAGGCGCTCGAGTCGGTGGCCTTTGCTGTTTTAGCGTATCAGACCGTGATGGAGCAGTGTGGGAATGTCCCTTCGGTCACAGGAGCGGCCTTCCCTAGGCTGTTGGGGTGCATCGTCCCAAGCGGCCCGCGGTGGTTCGAGCGACTACATCCACGTAAAGGGCGAAAGTAA
- a CDS encoding zinc ABC transporter substrate-binding protein, whose translation MLPSPPMFLVNHVLKRPVSVLIAFLAGFVPSLTPVTEARDPIPIVVTIPVLKDLAEQVGGPYVRVTSLLSGYENEHTYSPKPTDLIAVRKGRVLFEIGLGLEVWVSSLVKNAGSPSLRVITTSQGVGLIHDGSDSHDELHKGEKETEPGGNPHIWLDPENVAIMLRHITEALIEVDPGHTAEFRANQAAYLHRLGQLQKELSDRTQLLSDRRFIAHHSAWPYLAKRFGLEIVGTIHMQSGTEPSAFHLQSLIEKIRKENIRVIVSEIQLSQRLPELLARETKARVVVLTTMPGGVSGTETYLDMLRYNVLQLAGALETT comes from the coding sequence ATGTTACCGTCCCCGCCGATGTTTTTGGTCAACCACGTGCTGAAACGACCCGTCTCCGTTCTCATCGCCTTTCTGGCCGGCTTCGTTCCCTCCCTTACCCCTGTTACAGAAGCTCGCGACCCGATTCCCATAGTCGTCACGATTCCTGTCCTGAAGGACTTGGCCGAACAGGTCGGCGGCCCCTATGTACGGGTCACATCTTTGTTGAGTGGCTACGAGAACGAACACACCTATTCGCCCAAGCCCACCGATCTAATCGCAGTCCGGAAGGGCAGGGTGCTGTTCGAGATCGGCCTCGGACTCGAGGTCTGGGTTTCGTCGCTGGTAAAAAATGCCGGGAGTCCGTCGTTACGCGTCATCACGACATCCCAGGGGGTGGGGCTGATTCACGATGGTTCGGATTCTCATGACGAGCTGCACAAGGGCGAAAAAGAAACCGAGCCTGGCGGGAATCCACATATCTGGCTGGACCCTGAGAACGTCGCCATCATGCTGCGCCACATCACTGAAGCCCTGATAGAGGTTGATCCGGGTCACACAGCCGAATTCCGAGCAAATCAAGCGGCGTATCTTCACCGGTTGGGCCAGTTGCAAAAAGAACTTTCGGATCGCACTCAGCTGTTATCCGATCGACGTTTCATCGCACACCATTCAGCCTGGCCCTATTTAGCGAAGCGATTTGGCCTCGAAATTGTCGGCACGATTCACATGCAGTCGGGCACAGAACCATCGGCCTTTCACCTGCAATCTCTCATCGAAAAGATCAGAAAGGAGAATATCAGGGTTATCGTCTCTGAGATTCAGCTCAGCCAACGCCTCCCGGAACTTCTTGCGAGAGAAACCAAAGCCCGCGTCGTGGTCCTGACGACGATGCCGGGAGGTGTATCGGGAACTGAGACCTACCTCGACATGCTTCGTTATAATGTGCTCCAATTAGCCGGCGCGTTGGAAACGACGTAA
- a CDS encoding metal ABC transporter ATP-binding protein — protein sequence MSDPREPIIRFEHASFGFPGLTALKDISLTIYEGEFVGVIGPNGSGKTTLCRAVLGLLAPMEGHLHIFDCACDELRCHHRAKIGYLPQKGVVDRNFPVTVLETVMMGRYGALGLFRRPSRKDRDIALEALAQVGMESHKDNALGLLSGGQQQRVFIARALAQQPKVLILDEPTTGLDITTQHNVIELVQHLHDELKLTILLITHDINMIRSRVDRMVLLKTRLFAAGPPAEVLKADILHQVYGKELVITEKDLVIVEDYHHHH from the coding sequence GTGTCTGACCCCCGCGAGCCCATCATTCGTTTTGAGCATGCTTCCTTCGGATTTCCAGGGCTCACGGCCCTCAAGGATATCTCGTTGACCATTTACGAAGGCGAGTTCGTCGGGGTGATCGGTCCAAACGGGTCAGGGAAAACGACACTGTGTCGAGCAGTCCTAGGTCTTTTAGCTCCCATGGAAGGACACCTCCATATCTTCGATTGTGCCTGCGATGAACTCCGTTGCCACCATCGGGCCAAGATCGGGTATCTTCCACAGAAAGGTGTCGTCGATCGCAATTTCCCGGTGACAGTCCTCGAAACAGTGATGATGGGTCGCTATGGGGCCTTGGGCTTGTTTAGGCGTCCGAGCCGGAAGGATCGTGATATCGCATTGGAAGCTCTCGCTCAGGTCGGAATGGAATCACACAAAGATAACGCTCTCGGTCTGCTCTCCGGTGGTCAGCAACAGCGTGTCTTTATTGCCAGAGCCCTGGCACAGCAACCCAAGGTCCTAATATTGGATGAACCGACGACCGGCCTGGATATCACCACCCAACACAATGTGATTGAGCTCGTGCAACACCTTCATGACGAACTCAAGTTGACCATTCTCTTGATTACCCACGATATCAACATGATCCGCTCGAGGGTGGACCGCATGGTCCTTCTCAAGACAAGGCTTTTTGCCGCGGGTCCTCCTGCGGAAGTGCTCAAAGCGGATATTCTTCACCAAGTGTACGGAAAAGAGCTGGTCATCACCGAGAAAGACCTCGTCATCGTGGAAGACTATCACCATCACCATTAG
- a CDS encoding metal ABC transporter permease — translation MLDLLTYDFMQRSLLAAAMVGGLCSVIGVFVVLRGLAFVGAGTSHAAFAGVALGYLMGWPPLLLAILFGLATVWITGWVEERGRMKLDVSIGILYTTTMALAILFIGLMKTYNAEVYGYLFGSVLSVTTEELSIIGGLSILVLGLILTFAKELYFIAFDQEMAEASGVPARQIFFLLLTLVALTVVVSLKTVGAILVFAMILIPASTAYQLTHSLATLTLYSAIIGVMTSVTGVLISAVWDVPSGPAIVLLATTIFFISVLFSPKRVKGTRLAHSH, via the coding sequence ATGCTTGACCTCCTCACCTACGATTTCATGCAGCGCTCTCTGCTCGCTGCGGCGATGGTCGGCGGACTGTGCTCGGTGATCGGCGTGTTCGTCGTGTTGCGCGGACTGGCGTTTGTCGGAGCCGGCACGTCGCATGCCGCCTTCGCGGGCGTCGCGCTCGGCTACTTGATGGGCTGGCCTCCCTTATTGCTGGCGATCCTGTTCGGACTCGCCACGGTATGGATTACCGGGTGGGTCGAGGAAAGAGGTCGAATGAAGCTGGATGTGTCGATCGGCATTCTCTACACCACGACGATGGCACTGGCAATCCTCTTTATCGGGCTGATGAAGACCTATAATGCCGAGGTGTATGGATATTTGTTCGGCAGCGTCCTTTCGGTCACCACTGAGGAGCTCAGCATCATCGGAGGGTTGAGCATTCTCGTACTGGGGCTCATTTTGACATTCGCAAAGGAGCTCTACTTTATCGCCTTCGATCAAGAGATGGCTGAAGCTTCCGGCGTTCCAGCGCGACAGATCTTTTTTCTTCTCCTGACGCTAGTCGCCTTGACGGTGGTGGTCTCATTGAAGACGGTCGGTGCGATCCTCGTCTTTGCGATGATTCTGATTCCAGCCTCGACCGCCTACCAACTCACGCATAGCCTCGCAACGCTGACTCTGTATTCCGCAATCATCGGAGTCATGACCTCCGTAACAGGCGTCCTGATTTCTGCTGTATGGGACGTCCCTTCCGGACCGGCAATTGTTCTTCTCGCCACCACAATCTTTTTCATCTCTGTCCTCTTCTCGCCAAAGCGCGTGAAGGGCACACGGTTGGCGCATTCTCATTAA
- a CDS encoding outer membrane beta-barrel protein has protein sequence MRGHTLRPGLIGVLFVVMATMFPMSHGALAEEFGGTEPGRWILGFRAGFAPLTQQLSESTSTSIGPLVNFQGLYSVNNWLLVGMMLEWERHGVSLERPDIDLGHQDTVSVLPTVEVRPVKLGRIIPYVNMSFGVNINSFGENTPIRISPSNTFAWRLGWGADYMLNERFALNTEWAYKRNDGHTTGTGGRNDDWNASSFGFLFGGKMFF, from the coding sequence ATGCGAGGGCACACGTTACGACCAGGCTTGATCGGAGTATTGTTCGTCGTGATGGCGACGATGTTCCCCATGTCACACGGGGCCTTGGCGGAAGAATTCGGCGGAACCGAACCGGGCAGATGGATACTTGGCTTTCGGGCTGGATTTGCTCCACTGACCCAGCAGCTCTCCGAAAGTACGTCAACGTCTATCGGACCACTCGTCAATTTTCAAGGCTTGTACAGCGTGAACAACTGGCTCTTGGTCGGAATGATGCTTGAATGGGAACGGCATGGAGTCAGCCTGGAACGCCCTGACATCGACCTGGGACATCAAGATACCGTATCGGTGCTACCCACTGTCGAAGTGCGTCCTGTGAAACTGGGCCGGATCATTCCGTATGTGAACATGAGCTTCGGCGTCAACATCAATAGCTTTGGCGAAAATACGCCTATTCGCATCAGTCCCAGCAACACCTTTGCCTGGCGATTAGGCTGGGGAGCCGATTACATGCTCAATGAACGATTTGCCCTCAATACAGAATGGGCCTATAAGCGAAATGACGGGCACACGACCGGTACCGGAGGTCGGAATGATGACTGGAATGCCTCTTCGTTCGGCTTCCTCTTTGGTGGAAAGATGTTTTTCTGA
- a CDS encoding GNAT family N-acetyltransferase encodes MPPTLKSAVTYSHKEPPEASQLLRLFHQAPWAKDRSLDDAKEMLRNTDLTLCAWDRDQLIGFGRVLTDFVYRATIWDVIVDKAYQGQGIGTGIVQRILNHARLKRVELFWLCTRRPGFYEKLGFSSKEQTGMVWSRSKNSRLE; translated from the coding sequence ATGCCTCCAACCCTCAAGTCTGCTGTCACGTACTCTCACAAGGAACCCCCCGAAGCATCTCAGCTCCTCCGGCTGTTCCATCAGGCACCTTGGGCCAAAGACCGATCCCTCGATGACGCCAAGGAGATGCTGCGCAACACCGATCTGACCCTCTGCGCCTGGGATCGTGATCAACTCATTGGGTTTGGTCGAGTCCTCACCGATTTTGTCTATCGTGCCACCATCTGGGATGTGATCGTCGACAAAGCCTATCAGGGGCAGGGGATTGGGACCGGAATCGTCCAGCGCATCCTCAACCACGCGCGCCTCAAGCGAGTCGAGCTCTTTTGGCTCTGTACCAGACGGCCTGGTTTTTATGAGAAATTGGGATTCAGCTCAAAGGAGCAGACCGGTATGGTGTGGAGTCGGAGCAAGAACAGCCGGCTCGAGTAA
- a CDS encoding RluA family pseudouridine synthase: MITEFIITSGEQPKRLDLFLVNRERDISRSALQRLIELGRIRVNDQVVKASHKIKSGDRITMDVPKPEPLSIKGEPIPLEVLFEDESLLVLNKPAGIVVHPAPGNWTGTLVNALLHHFQTSGGTISTIGGKERPGLVHRLDKDTSGVMVITKTDVVHRGLAAQFKHHTITRVYEALIWGVPKKGRGRIELAIGRDIKDRKKFSARTTSPKESVTEYVVDRRYGKLAAHVLLYPQTGRTHQLRVHLASLGHPILGDQTYGGRKVCMIDNVEIPRVMLHARTLGFIHPTTGKVEEFTRPIPGDMEAVTNALEQLIITDPSRVCASAMGLSFSEDAC, from the coding sequence ATGATTACAGAATTTATCATTACTTCCGGAGAACAGCCCAAACGGCTGGACCTCTTCCTCGTCAATCGGGAACGGGATATCTCGCGGTCTGCCTTACAGCGACTGATCGAGCTGGGTCGTATTCGCGTCAATGACCAAGTCGTGAAAGCCAGCCACAAGATCAAATCCGGCGATAGGATCACGATGGATGTACCCAAGCCGGAACCTCTTTCAATCAAGGGAGAGCCCATCCCGCTGGAAGTCCTGTTCGAAGACGAATCTCTTCTCGTGTTGAACAAGCCAGCCGGAATCGTCGTCCATCCTGCCCCTGGGAATTGGACTGGGACACTGGTGAATGCCCTGCTCCATCACTTTCAGACATCGGGTGGTACGATTTCGACTATCGGAGGGAAAGAACGGCCAGGGCTCGTTCATCGGCTGGACAAGGACACGTCCGGTGTGATGGTGATTACCAAGACAGACGTGGTGCACCGCGGACTTGCGGCACAATTCAAACACCACACCATCACGAGAGTGTATGAGGCTTTGATCTGGGGTGTACCCAAAAAAGGCCGTGGTCGAATCGAGCTGGCCATTGGCCGTGATATTAAAGACCGAAAGAAGTTTTCCGCGAGAACGACGAGTCCAAAGGAATCCGTCACAGAGTACGTTGTTGATCGCCGGTATGGAAAGCTAGCGGCGCATGTTCTCCTCTATCCGCAGACCGGCCGGACTCACCAGCTCAGAGTTCACCTCGCATCATTAGGACATCCCATCCTTGGCGATCAGACCTATGGTGGGCGCAAGGTCTGTATGATCGACAATGTAGAGATTCCGCGAGTGATGCTCCATGCCAGGACGCTAGGCTTCATTCATCCAACGACGGGCAAAGTGGAGGAATTTACGAGGCCGATCCCCGGTGATATGGAGGCAGTGACGAACGCGCTTGAGCAATTGATAATCACCGACCCCAGTAGAGTGTGTGCATCGGCCATGGGCCTTTCTTTTTCTGAGGATGCATGCTGA
- a CDS encoding circularly permuted type 2 ATP-grasp protein, which yields MRFSHYDPEGFYDELYERAGQTRPGSALLLRKFASLPEGELKKRQQAAERVILNMGMTFGVYGSDDGHEQIFPFDIVPRIVMASDWERIESGLRQRMRALNLFIDDVYHDQKILKNGVIPSELIYSSKGFLLPCMGLHPPRGIWCHIAGIDLIRVSDGSFYVLEDNMRCPSGVAYVLEARQVMKRTFPELFDAYRVRPVDSYPSHLLETLQYLTDLPDPTIVILTPGILNSAYYEHSLLAQKMGVELVEADDLVVVDGFVHMRTTKGSQRVDVIYRRINDDYLDPLVFRSDSLLGVPGLMESYKRGRVALVNAPGTGVSDDKAIYAYVPKIINYYLAEEPILPNVPTYLCSNRQDRTYVLEHLDQLVVKATNEAGGYGMMIGPHASKQEREDYARRIEADPRNYIAQPTLALSRVPTLVDDHLEGRHVDLRPYVLYGRDVYVLPGGMTRVALRKGSLVVNSSQGGGNKDTWVLS from the coding sequence ATACGATTTTCCCACTACGATCCAGAAGGGTTCTACGACGAGCTGTACGAGCGGGCAGGCCAAACACGGCCAGGCAGCGCTCTCTTGCTGAGAAAGTTCGCATCACTCCCGGAGGGGGAACTGAAAAAGCGCCAACAAGCGGCCGAGCGCGTCATCCTCAACATGGGGATGACATTCGGTGTCTATGGGAGCGATGACGGCCATGAACAGATCTTTCCCTTCGACATCGTGCCGCGAATCGTCATGGCGTCGGATTGGGAACGTATCGAATCAGGTCTCCGGCAACGCATGCGCGCTTTGAACTTGTTTATCGACGATGTGTACCACGATCAAAAAATTCTCAAGAACGGGGTGATCCCCAGCGAACTGATTTATTCGAGCAAGGGCTTCTTGCTGCCCTGCATGGGGCTTCATCCCCCGCGAGGCATTTGGTGTCACATCGCGGGGATCGATCTCATTCGGGTCAGCGATGGAAGCTTTTATGTCCTCGAAGACAACATGCGCTGCCCGTCAGGCGTGGCCTACGTCTTGGAGGCGCGGCAGGTCATGAAGCGAACCTTCCCTGAGCTCTTCGACGCCTATCGCGTGCGTCCGGTCGACAGCTATCCAAGCCACCTGCTGGAAACACTCCAGTATCTTACCGATCTTCCCGACCCCACCATCGTGATTCTTACGCCCGGAATCCTTAACTCCGCCTACTATGAACACTCCTTGCTCGCACAAAAGATGGGGGTCGAATTAGTCGAAGCCGATGATCTCGTCGTGGTGGACGGATTCGTGCATATGCGGACGACGAAAGGTTCTCAGCGGGTAGACGTGATTTATCGGCGGATCAACGACGACTACTTGGACCCGCTCGTGTTTCGCAGCGACTCTCTCCTCGGCGTCCCCGGTCTCATGGAATCTTACAAGAGAGGCAGAGTCGCGCTCGTCAATGCGCCCGGCACCGGTGTGTCCGACGACAAAGCCATTTATGCCTATGTCCCGAAGATCATCAATTACTACTTGGCGGAGGAACCGATACTCCCGAACGTGCCGACCTATCTCTGTTCGAATAGGCAGGATCGGACCTATGTTTTGGAGCATTTGGATCAACTGGTCGTGAAAGCCACCAACGAAGCCGGTGGGTACGGCATGATGATCGGTCCCCATGCTTCGAAGCAGGAGCGGGAGGACTACGCCCGTCGTATCGAAGCAGACCCGCGCAACTATATCGCTCAACCGACGCTGGCCCTCTCTCGAGTACCGACGTTGGTGGACGACCACCTCGAGGGGCGCCACGTTGATCTGCGGCCATACGTCTTGTATGGACGTGATGTCTACGTCTTGCCGGGAGGCATGACACGCGTGGCGTTGCGGAAAGGGTCGCTGGTGGTGAATTCATCGCAGGGTGGAGGCAACAAAGACACATGGGTCCTGTCCTAA